A segment of the Streptomyces sp. L2 genome:
ACACCCTCGCCCGAGAGGTTACCGTTCGGTAGACACCGTGTCAGGACGCTCCCCGGAGGTTCCCCGCCATGATGCCCGACCGTGCCGCAGGTCTCGCGGAGTCCGTTCGCGCGCTGACCGAGGGCGAGGTGACCTCCCGCACCCTGGTGGAGCGGGCCCTGGCCCGGATCGCGGCCACCCAGCCGACGCTGAACGCCTTCCGCGTGGTGCGCGCCGAGGCCGCCCTGGCCGAAGCGGACGCCGCTGACCGGGAGTTGGCGGGCGGCGCGCGGCGGCCGCTGCTGGGCGTTCCGGTGGCGGTGAAGGACGACATGGACGTGGCGGGCGAGCCGACCGCGTTCGGCTGCCGGGGCGACTTCCCCGCCGTGGCCGAGGACGGGGAGGCGGTACGGCGGCTGCGCGCGGCCGGCGCGGTGATCATCGGCAAGACCAACACCTGCGAGCTGGGGCAGTGGCCGTTCACCGAGGGCGCCGCGTTCGGGGAGACCCGCAATCCGTGGCACACCGGCCACACTCCCGGTGGTTCCTCGGGCGGTTCGGCCGCCGCCGTCGCGGCGGGCCTGGTGCCGGCCGCGCTGGGCTCGGACGGCGCCGGATCGGTGCGGATCCCGGCCTCCTGGACCCATCTGGTCGGCATCAAGCCCCAGCGCGGCCGCATCTCGACCTGGCCGCGCGGCGAATCCTTCCAGGGCATCACCGTCAACGGCACCCTGGCCCGCACGGTCGCCGACGCGGCCCTGCTGCTGGACGCGGCGAGCGGCAACCACGCCCGGGACCCGCACCGACCGGCCGCCCTGACCGTCGCCGACGCGGTCGGCCGCGACCCGGGGCGGCTGCGCGTCGCCCTGTCGCTGAAGCCGCCGTTCACCGCGGTACCGGCCCGCCTCCACCCGGAGGTGCGGGCCCTCGTCGTCCAACTGGCGGACAGACTGGCCGCGTTGGGGCATGACGTGGAGGAGGCCGATCCGCCGTACGGCCAGATCGGGCTGACCTTCGTGCCCCGGGCCACCGTCGGCATCTCCGAGTGGGTCCGCGACGCGCCCGACCCGGCGCTGCTCGACCGGCGCACCCGGGACGCGGCCCGGCTGGGCCGGCTGCTCGGCGGGGCCCCGCTGCGGGCGGCCCGGCGCGCCGAGGCGGTCCTGCACCGGCGGATCGGCGGGTTCTTCGAGTCGTACGACGTGGTCCTCGCGCCGACGACGGCCGCTCCCCCGCCCCGGATCGGCGCCCTGTACCGGCTGGGCGGGCTGGCCACCGACCGCGCGATGATCGCCGCCTGCCCCTATGCCTGGCCGTGGAACGTCCTCGGCTGGCCCGGCGTCAACGTCCCCGCCGGCTTCATCACCCCCGGACTCCCGGTGGGCGCCCAGCTCCTCGGTCCGGCCGCAAGCGAACCGTTGCTGATCTCGCTCGCCGCCCAGCTGGAGGCGGAACTGAACTGGCACGAGCGGTGGCCGCCCCAGGGACAGGCGGCGGACGCCGAGGCCGCGTGACGGCGCCAGGGCGTGTGGCGCGACGCGTCCCCCAGGTCACCTCGCGGGCGCGACACGTCCCACAGGTCACCGCGCGGGCGCGACACGCCCCAGAGGTCACCTCGCCGCGAGCAGGCTGACGCCGAGGGCGATCAGGACGGCGACCTTGGCGGCCTCGAACGCCACGTACCACAAGTGGCTGCGGGAGCGCGGCAGTTCCTCGCCGGCCAGGACCCGGTCGGAGCGCCGGTTCAGGCGCGGCCGGACGACGGCGAGCTGGCCGAGGAGCAGGACGGCCGCGGCGGCCGTCAGGGCGATCACGCCGGACGCGGCCGAGCCGCCCACCGCGACCGCGGCGATGACGACCGCGGCCAGCACGGCCTCGACGGCGTTCACCGCCCGGAACACCAGCCGGCCGATGCCCAGGCCCACGGGTATGGTCACGCCCGGCGCCCGGAACTTCAGCGGCGCCTCCAGGAAGGAGATCGCCAGCACCATTCCGAGCCAGACGAAGACGACCGCGCTCGCGGCGGCGGCCGATGCGGTGTTCATCGGTGGGCATTACCTCTCTGGGGACGTCAGTCGCCGGCGGCCGTCCCGGCCAAATGGGCCAGGCAGACGTCGGGTTGGGCGAACGGTTCGAGGGCGGTGGCCGTCAGCGGCGCGCGCAGCTCCGCCAACGCGCCCTGCATCAGCCCGAGATGGACCGGGCAGACCAACTGGCCGTACTCCTCGGCGAGTTCGAGGAAGGGGCAGTGACGCAGCCGGATCCGTTCCGGGACCGTGCGCCCGGTTTCTTCGCCGCCTTCCGGCTCGGGTGCGAAGCCGAGGTCGTCCAGCAGGGCGAGGAGCCCGGCCGTGGCGCCCTCGGCCGTGGGCGGGCGGCCGGGCGGCAGCGGGTCCACCAGGAAACGGCCCCAGGCGCGGCCCGCCTCCAGTGCCTCGGTGTGCGCCTCGGCCGGGTCGGCGCCGGCCCAGCGGCTCAGCAGCATGCGCGCGAGCAGCCGGTAGCCGCGGGTGCCGCCGCGGTCCATGCCGGGCCGGGCGCTGTAGACGGTCCGCGGCCGGCCCGGGCCGGAGGGGTCCTCCACCCGGCGTTCGACGAGCCCCTCGGTGACCAGCGCGTCCAGGTGGAAGCGCACGGTGTTGGGGTGCACGCCCATCCGTTCGGCCGTCTCGCTCACGCCGAGCGGGGCGGGGGCGGCGCGCAGCACGTCCAGGACTGCGCGCCGGCGCGGACTCTCCCGCGTGGCCATGGATGACCACCCCTTTCACCTGCACGCATTTTTCACGATCGCGGTCTGGAGTAATTGTAGGGTGGACCCCGTGGAGCACAGGAACCGAGGCGACCGCGCGACCCCGCCGCCCGCCACCGGCACGGACCCGGCACACCGCACCGGGGCACCGCCCGAACAGCCCGCGCAGCCCGACCAGCCCCAACAGCCCGCGCAGCCCGCGCAGCCCGCAGAACCCGAACAGCCCGAACCGCGCGTCCTGTGTGACGCCGTGGCCCTCGCCGCCGGGCCCCCCGCTCCAGGCACGGTGCTGTGGAAGCTGGCCGAGGAGGGCCGCCAACTCGACGCCAACGTGGTCCGGTTGGCGCCGGGCGCCCGCGTCGACACCCACACCGAGCCCCACCTGGACGTCCTGCTGCTCGTCGTCTCCGGGGACGGTGTCGTCGGCAGCGGCGCCCAGGACGAGCCCCGGGCCCTGGCGGAGGGCGCCCTGCTCTGGCTTCCGCACGGCTCTACCCGCAGCATCACCGCGGGCGAGCGCGGCCTCGCCTACCTGACCGTGCATCGCCGCCGCCCGGGCATGCAGATCCGGTCCCGCGCCGACCTGCCGTAACGCCGGGACTCGGGACGGACGTTGCGCCCGGGGCCGGGAGAGCTAGGGTGCCTGCCTGTGAGCACGTTTACCGATGAAGACGTCCCGGGCCGCTACGGCCCCCACGCCACCACCGAGGCCGATCCGCGCCAGGTCGGGCGGGTGCGCACCGAGTACGCGCCCGCGCACGACGGCGATCCCGACCCCGGGGAGATCGTGTGGACCTGGGTGCCGTTCGAGGAGAACGACGGCCGGGGCAAGGACCGGCCGGTGCTGGTCGTCGCCCGGGAGGGGACGGGCACGCTCCTCGCCGTGCAGTTGTCCAGCAAGCGGCACGACGACGATCGCGAGTGGGTGGCGATCGGGAGCGGCCCCTGGGACCGGTCGGGCAGGGACTCCTGGGTGGACGTCGATCGCGTCCTCCGGCTGCACGAGGCGGGCATGCGCCGCGAGGCGTGCGCCCTGGACCGCATGCGGTTCAACCTGGTCCGGCAGCGGCTGCACGAGCGCTACGGCTGGACCTGACGCCAGCCCTCCAGTGAGCCGAACGCCCGCGCGAAGGCCGCCCGGACCGTCGCTTCCCGGGTGCGGTCCAGGACGCCGAACACCACGTGCTCGAAGGCCCGGCCGAACCGGCCGCCCGGTTCCAGCAGTGCGTGGAAGGCGTCCGCGACATCGGCCGGGTCGTTCTGGAAGACGCCGCAGCCCCAGGCGCCCAGCACCAGCCGGCGGTAGCCGTGGGCGGCGGCGGTCTCCAGGACGCGCTCGGCCCGCACGGCCAGGGCGCCCGGCAGTTCGGCGGCGCGCTCCGGTGCCGTACGCCGGACGACGCCCGCGTTGGGCGCGGCGGCGGTGAGGAAGCCCGCGAGGTACGGCCGGGGAAGGAAGGCGCCCCGGTCGTCCCGGAAGACGGGCACGGCCGGGGAGTGCACGACCCGGTCGGTGTAGAACGGATCGCGGTGGGCGCGGTGGTGGTCGTAGAAGCCGCGGGCCTCAAGGAGGCACGTGTACAGGGCGGAGGCACGGCACAGGGCCTCCTCCTGCGCCTGGGCGCCGTTGAGGTAGCCGCCGCCCGGGTTGCGGGCCGATGCGAAGTTCAGGACGGCGACGGGCGCGCCGGCCAGCCGGCGGGCCGCCTCCAGGCTGCTCTCGCCCGTGACCTCGAACAACGGATCCGCGTCGGTGGCCGGGACCACCGCAACCGGTTCCGGCCCGTACGTCCGCGTGCCCCCGCGCGCGGCCTCGATCGCCGCCACCAGGGACACCTCGCCGCCGTCCGGCGCGCGGTAGCTCCCCGCCGCCACGATCTTTTCCGTCTCGCTCGCGATCCCGCGCAGCCGTGCGCTCACGGCGCCACCCCCGTGGACTCCGTGAGCGCGGGCCGCGCGTTCTCCCCCGTCGTGCTCATGAACGCATCGTGAGCGATCCTGGACGTGCGGTGCAACGGAGTTTTCCCGGCGCGGACCGTCCCGGGGAACACCCGCGGAAACGGAGATGACCGATTCGGAACGTCCCCATGGGCACCCTTGTGCGAATCCGCGCGAGGGTCTTGGGTGGGACGAGTGCCTGCCCGGCGCACGGAAAGCCGGGCCGGTGGCATGGTGGAATCTCAGGAGGATCCCGACATGTCCGATTCACTGAACGACGGTGACGGCTGTACGCGGCGCCGCACCGCCGTCACCGAGGCCGAGGTGGAGGCCCTGGTCAGGGGCATCTGCTTCAAGACAGGTCCGCCCCGCACCCTCGGGGTCGAAGTGGAATGGCTCGTCCACGAGCTGCGGCTGCCGCAGCTCCCGGTGACAACCGAACGACTCGAAGCGGCCTACGCCGCCCTGCGCACCGTACCCCTGGGTTCGGCCCTCACCGTCGAACCCGGCGGCCAGCTGGAGCTCAGCTCGCCGCCCGCCGCCTCCTTGATGGAGTGCGTCGGCACCGTCTCCGCCGACCTGGACGCCGTCCGCGCGGTCCTCGCCGAGGACGGCCTCGGACTCGTCGGCGTCGGCCACGATCCCTGGCACACGCCCCGCCGGTTCCTGCGCGAACCGCGCTACGACGCCATGGAGACGTGCCTCGACCGGACCGGCACCGCCGGCCGGCACATGATGTGCACCTCGGCCTCCGTCCAGGTGTGCCTGGACGCCGGGTACGAGGAGCCCGGACCGCTCGGCCACGAGCGGCGCTGGTGGCTGGCGCACCAGCTGGGCCCGGTCCTGGTGGCCGCGTTCGCCAACTCCCCGCTGGTCGGCCGGGAACCGACCGGCTGGCGGTCCACCCGGCAGCTGCTGTGGATGGAGATCGGCCCCGGACGGGCCGGCGCTCCCCCCGCGCAGGCGCAGCCGCGGGCCGCCTGGGCCCGGCACGCGCTGGACGCGCCGGTGATGTGCGTCCGCCGTGACGCCGGCCCGTGGGACGTGCCCGAGGGGCTGACCTTCCGGGAGTGGACCCGCTCCGGGGCACCCCGGCCGCCCACCCGGGCGGACCTCGACTACCACCTGACCACCCTGTTCCCGCCGGTCCGCCCGCGCGGTCACCTGGAGCTGCGCATGATCGACGCGCAGCCGGGCGACGACGGCTGGATCGTACCGCTCGCGGTGACGGCGGCGCTGTTCGACGACCCGGAGGCCGCCGAGACCGCGCACCGCACGGTGAAGCCGCTCGCCGAGCGCGCCGGGGACCGGCCCGCACCGCACAACCCGCTGTGGATCGACGCGGCCCGGCACGGGCTCGCCGACCCCGAACTGCACGAGGCCGCCGTCGCCTGCTTCGCGGCGGCGCTGGAGGCCCTGCCCCGGCTCGGCGCCACCACCGAGGTGACCGACGCCGTGGCCGCTTACGCGGACCGCTACGTCCGGCGGGGCCGCTGCCCGGCCGACGACCTGCTGGACCACCTGCGGGCGGCGGGCCCGCCCGGGGTGGACCCGCTCGCACCGGACCCGGACCGCACACGGCCTCGCTCGACCGGGGGCGCCGCCGCCCACGGGAGGAAGGACATCCGCACATGACCGCCCCCGAGACCGACACGCCCGCCACCGAGACCCTGCGCGAGCGGGCGCTCGCCTCGCTGCTCACCGCCCGCGACCGCACCACCCTGCTCACCACCTGCGTCGAGGAACCCGACCTCACCGCCCAGCACTCGCCGCTGATGTCCCCACTCGTGTGGGACCTCGCGCACATCGGCAACCAGGAGGAACTGTGGCTGCTGCGGGCGGTCGGCGGCCGGGAGGCGATGCGGCCCGAGATCGACGGACTGTACGACGCCTTCGAGCACCCGCGGGCCGAACGCCCCTCGCTGCCGCTGCTGCCGCCCGGTGAGGCCCGCCGGTACGCGGCCGAGGTGCGGGGCCGGGCCCTGGATTTGCTGGAGGGCGCGGACTTCACCGGCACCCGGCTGACCGAGGCCGGCTTCGCCTTCGGGATGATCGCCCAGCACGAACAGCAGCACGACGAGACCATGCTGATCACCCATCAGCTGCGCACCGGCCGGCAGGCTCTGACCGCGCCCGACCCGGAACCGGCCCCGCCGTTCACCGGGCCGGCCGAAGTCCTGGTCCCCGGCGGCCCGTTCACCATGGGCACCTCCACCGAGCCCTGGGCGCTGGACAACGAGCGTCCCGCGCACCCGGTGGACGTGGCACCGTTCTGGATCGACACCACCCCGGTGACGAACGCGGCGTACCAGGCGTTCATGGAGGACGGCGGCTACGGCACCGAGCGCTGGTGGACGCCTGAGGGCTGGGCGCACGTCCGGCAGCACTCCCTGACCGCCCCGCAGTTCTGGTACCGGGAGGGCGGCCAGTGGCTGCGGCGCCGCTTCGGGATCACCGAGGTCGTCCCGCCGGACGAGCCCGTGCTGCACGTGTGCTGGTACGAGGCGGACGCCTACGCCCGCTGGGCCGGACGCCGGCTGCCCACCGAGGCGGAGTGGGAGAAGGCGGCCCGGCACGACCCGGCGACCGGCCGCTCGCGGCGCTACCCGTGGGGCGACGCCGAACCGGCGCCCGAGCACGCCAACCTGGGCCAGCGGCACCTGCGGCCCGCCCCGGCCGGCAGCTACCCCGCCGGTGAATCACCGCTTGGCATACGGCAGTTGATCGGCGACGTGTGGGAGTGGACGGCGAGCGACCTCCTGCCGTACCCGGGCTTCACGGCGTTCCCGTACAAGGAGTACTCGGAGGTGTTCTTCGGTCCCGAGTACAAGGTGCTGCGCGGCGGTTCGTTCGCCGTGGACCCGGTGGCCTGCCGGGGCACCTTCCGCAACTGGGACTACCCGATCCGCCGGCAGATCTTCTCCGGGTTCCGCACCGCCCGTTCGGAGAGCGTCTGATGTGCCGTCACCTGGCCTTCGTAGGGCCCGAGGAGCCGCTGGGGCGGGTGCTCGTGGAGCCGCCGCACAGCCTGCTGCGGCAGTCGTGGGCGCCGCGGCGGCAGCGGTACGGCACGGTCAACGCCGACGGCTTCGGCGTGGGCTGGTACGCACCCGACGATCCGGTGCCGGCCCGCTACCGGCGGGCCGGACCGATCTGGGCCGACCTGTCCTTCGCCGACCTGGCCCGGGTCGTACGCTCGGGTGCCGTGCTCGCCGCCGTACGGGACGCGACCCTGGCGGGCGCGGACGCCGAGGCGGCTGCGGCGCCGTTCGCGGACGGGCGGTGGCTGTTCAGCCACAACGGCGCGCTCACCGGCTGGCCGCACTCGGCGGCCCCGCTGGTGCCCGCGCTGCCCCCGGCCGACCTGCTGTCGCTGCGGGCGAGCACCGACTCCGCGTTCGTGTGGGCGCTGGTGCTGCACCGGCTGCGGCGGGGCGACGAGCCCGACCGGGCGCTCGGGGACACCGTGGCCCGGCTGGCCGCCGCCTGCCCCGGCTCCCGCCTGAACCTGCTGCTCACCGACGGCACCACCATCACCGCCACCACCTGGGGCGACACCCTCTGGTACCGCACGGAGCCCGGCCTGCGCACGGTCGTCGCCTCCGAGCCGTACGACGACGACCCGCTCTGGCAGGAGGTCCCCGACCGCACGCTGCTCACCGCGACCCGCGCCGGTGTACTGCTCGCGCCGGTCGAGGACCCGGAGGCCGCATCCCGTAAGGAGCCCTGTTCGTGAGTCCCCTGCACGTCACCCGCACCCTCCCCGAGGACGCCACCGACGCCGCCCTGCGCGCCGACGTCCGCCACGGCCTCACCTCCTCCCCCAAGTCGCTGCCGCCCAAGTGGTTCTACGACGCCCGGGGCAGCGAGCTGTTCGACGAGATCACCGGACTGCCGGAGTACTACCCGACGAGGGCCGAGCGGGAGATCCTGGCCGGCCGGGCCGGGGAGATCGCCGCCGCGAGCGGCGCCCGCACCCTGGTCGAACTCGGCTCCGGCTCCTCGGAGAAGACCCGCTACCTGCTGGACGCGCTCACCGGCCTGAAGGCGTACGTTCCCGTCGACGTCAGCGAGAGCGCGCTCACCCGGGCCGGGGAGGCGCTCGTCGCCGACCGCCCGGACCTCGACGTGCACGCCCTGATCGCCGACTTCACCGCCCCCCTTGCCCTGCCCGAGACGCCCGGCCCCCGGCTGGTGGCCTTCCTCGGGGGCACCATCGGCAACCTGCTGCCCGCCGAACGGGCCGCGTTCCTGTCCGCCGTACGCACCCTGCTCGCGCCGGGCGACGGGCTGCTGCTCGGCACCGACCTGGTCAAGGACGAGGCGGTGCTGGTCCGGGCCTACGACGACGCGGCCGGGGTGACGGCCGCGTTCAACAAGAACGTCCTCGCCGTGATCGACCGCGAGCTGGGCGCCGACTTCGATCCCGGCGCCTTCGACCACGTGGCCCGGTGGGACGCCGACCGGGAGTGGATCGAGATGCGGCTGCGCTCCCGTACGGCGCAGACCGTGAAGATCCCCGCACTGGACCTCGCCGTGCACTTCGCGGCCGGCGAGGAGCTGCGCACGGAGGTGTCGGCGAAGTTCCGCAGGGACGGCGTCACCGGGGAACTCGCGGCGGCCGGGATGGAGTTGACCCACTGGTGGACGGACAAGGCGGGCCGCTTCGCCCTGTCGCTGAGCGTGGCGCGGTGAACGGGCGACCGCCGGCCGCCGTGGGCTGCCCGGACTACAGCTGCGGGGTGAGCAGTTCGGTGATCTTGTGCGAGGCGCCGCGGGCCTCGGTCGCCGGGTCCGCCCCGCCCAGCACCTTGGTCATGTAGCCCTTGATCGGGTTGTCCGCCTCGACGGCGGCCCAGTCGGGCGTGTTGGGGGTCGCCCGGCCGTGCGCGGCGCCCGCCGCCATGGCGGCGACCCCCTGCTCGCCGGCCACCTTGCCCGCCAGCGACGGCTTGTTGGGCACGTAGTTCATGGTGCGGGCGAGTTCGGTGTCCCACTTCGCGCCGGTGAGCGCCCCGACGACGGCGGTCGCCGCGTACGGGATGTCGGTGTTCTGCGGGACGACGAGGTCGGAGCCGCCGGTGAAGACGGTGCCGGGCCGGGCGGCGGTCTTGCCCGGGACCGGGAAGAACCCGAGTTCGCCCTTCAGATCCGGGTTCTGCTGCACGATGGACTGGGCGAGCCCGGGTACGCCGATGATCTGCGCGACGCCGCCGGCGGCGAACACCTTGGCCTGCGGCGGGTGTTCCTCGTCGGAGTCCGCCGGGCCCCGGCCCAGGGCCTGCAGCTTCCGGTAGAACTCCATCCCGCGCAGCGCGGCCGGGGTGTCCAGGGTCCCCTGCCAGCGGTTCTCGCGCTGCACGGCGAGGTCGCCGCCCTCGTCCCAGACGAACCCGGCCAGGGTGTACCAGTCCTGTCCGGCGAGGTAGATGCCCTGCCGGCCGCCCGTGTTCAGCTTCTCGGTGTCGGCGATCCACTGCGCGCGTGTCCTGGGCGGGGTGGTGATGCCGGCCTGCTCGAAGAGGTCCTTGCGGTAGACGACGACGCGGTTGGCCGCGTACCAGGGGATGCCGTACTGCTGGCCGCCGTCCTTGCCGGGGGCGGCGAGGCCGGGCAGCCAGTCCTGGCTGCCCCAGTCGCGCATCGACTCCAGGGTCAGGTCGGTGAGCCGGCCGTCGTCGACGTACTGCGACACCTGCGTGTTGCCGACCTCGATGACGTCCGGGCCCTTCCCGGACTCGGCCTTCAGCGCCGTGTGCACCTTCGCCCCGATGCCGGTCCATTCCTGGATGCGGATGTCGAGGCGGAGGTCGCTGTGGGCGCGTTCGAAGTCCTCGGTGAAGCGCTGGAGGAACTGCGGGGAGGCGCTGCCCTTCATCAGCCACACCGTGACGGTCTGCCGGTCGTGCCCGCCCGGCAGCAGCCCGCAGCCGCTGACGAGGGAGCCGGTGACACAGAGGAGTGCGAGCAGACGACGTCTCACGAGGGGTCCTGTTCTGTCTGGGTGGTGCGGACAGGGAAGGGGGCCCGGCGTGGGGGGGGCGAGTCCGGAGGCTCGTACGGGTGTGGCTGGAGTTTGGTATGGACCAATGCGGACGTCAAGTGCCTATCGATGATCCGGGGGCGACGCCTCGCGGACCGGGCGCGGATACGGCACCGTGGAGTGAGCCGTGACATGTCCGTCACGGCGGACGTGCGGCGTCCGGCACGGCGTGTCCGGACGCGGCCGGCCGGCCCCGCCGCACGGCGGAGAGGAGCAACCCGAATGTCGAACCACACCTACCGGGTCACCGAGATCGTCGGCACCTCCCACGAGGGCGTCGACCAGGCCGTCCGCAACGGCATCAACCGTGCCGGCCAGACCCTGCGCAACCTGGACTGGTTCGAGGTGACCCAGGTCCGGGGCCAGATCGAGAACGGGCAGATCGAGCACTGGCAGGTGGGTCTGAAGGTGGGGTTCCGCATCGACGACGAGGGCTGACCCCGCGCCGCCCCCGCCCCCGCCCCGGCTCCTGGCGTCAGGTGCGCCCCTCGCGCTCCTGGACGTCCTCCAGCACGGTGGACCGGCCGGTCCACCGTGCCCGTACGACGGTGAATCCGGCGGCCTCCGCGTCGTCGCAGACGAGCGCGTCGTCGTCGACGAGGACCCGGATCTCCCGCTCACGCGCGAGCCGCCGCAGGATCTCCAGCTTGGTGTACCGGGCGGGCCTGCGGTCGGCGTTGCCCCGCATGTGCACCGGCCCCTCGGGCAGGCCATGGGCGGCGAGCCAGTCCACGGTGTCGCGCCGGCAGCGCTCGGGCCGCCCGGTGAGGTACACGAGGTCGCACTCCCGCGCGCTGTCGAGCGCGAGGGCGACGCCCTCGGCGAGCGGCGGGTCGTGCGGCGCGGCGGCGAAGAACGCGTCCCAGTTCCGCGGCCGCTCCGTCAGGAAGTGCTGGCGGTGCGCGGTGTCGGCGAGGGTGTTGTCGAGGTCGAACACGGCGAGCGGCCGCTGCTGGCTGTCGGTCACGGGCCCACCCTAGTGCCCCGGCAGGCGACGTTTGCCCGTGAAGGAGCGGCGTCCGGTGCGTGCTCTCGGTGTGCCGGCCGGAAGTCCTCGTACTGGATGTACTTGGGCTTTCGGCCGGTGCGTCGAGAGGGCGTGCCGGGCGTCGCGACGGGGCGAACGTCGCCTGTTGGGGCACTAGCCAGCGGTGCTCGGGCGTGGGGCTTCGGGAATCCTGGGGCGGCCGCGGTGTTGAACCCTGGTGTGAGTGCACTGATCGCCCGGACCCCGTTCTCCGTCCTGGACCGCTCCCGCATCCGGGAGGGCCGCCCGCCCGCGGAGGCGCTGCGGGACACCGTCGCGCTGGCCCGGGAGGCGGAGGCGCTCGGCTACCACCGCTTCTGGGTCTCGGAGCACCACGGCGTGCCCGGGGTCGCCGGGTCCGCGCCGACCGTGCTGGCCGCGGCCGTGGCCGCCGCCACCCGAACGATCCGCGTCGGCACGGGCGGGGTCATGCTGCCCAACCACCAACCCCTCGTCGTCGCAGAGCAGTTCGGCGTGCTGGAGTCGCTGTTCCCGGGCCGGATCGACATGGGCCTCGGACGTTCGGTGGGCTTCACCGGCGGGGTGCGCAAGGCGCTGGGCCGGGACAAGGACGACGCGGAGGACTTCGCCACACAGGTCGCCGAGCTGCTCGGCTGGTTCGCGGGGACCTCACCCACGGGGGTGCGGGCCCGCCCTGCGGAGGGCCTGCGCGTGCCGCCGTACCTGCTGGCCATGGGCGAGGGCGCGCGGATCGCCGCCGACGCGGGGCTGCCGATGGTCATCGGTGACCTGCGCGACCGTGAGCGGATGCTGCGCGGCATCGACGTCTACCGCTCGGCGTTCCGGGCGTCGCCCTGGGCGCCGGAGCCGTACGTGGTGATCTCCGGTTCGGTCGCGGTCGCGGCGACCTCGCGGGAGGCGCGCCGGCTGCTGGTGCCGGAGGCGTGGGCGGCGGCACACGCGCGCACGCACGGCACGTTCCCGCCGCTGGCACCGGCCGACGACATCGAGCGGCGCACGATGACCGCGAAGGAGCGCGAGCTGTACGACGCCGCGCTCGCCGGGCACATCGCCGGCACCG
Coding sequences within it:
- a CDS encoding amidase gives rise to the protein MMPDRAAGLAESVRALTEGEVTSRTLVERALARIAATQPTLNAFRVVRAEAALAEADAADRELAGGARRPLLGVPVAVKDDMDVAGEPTAFGCRGDFPAVAEDGEAVRRLRAAGAVIIGKTNTCELGQWPFTEGAAFGETRNPWHTGHTPGGSSGGSAAAVAAGLVPAALGSDGAGSVRIPASWTHLVGIKPQRGRISTWPRGESFQGITVNGTLARTVADAALLLDAASGNHARDPHRPAALTVADAVGRDPGRLRVALSLKPPFTAVPARLHPEVRALVVQLADRLAALGHDVEEADPPYGQIGLTFVPRATVGISEWVRDAPDPALLDRRTRDAARLGRLLGGAPLRAARRAEAVLHRRIGGFFESYDVVLAPTTAAPPPRIGALYRLGGLATDRAMIAACPYAWPWNVLGWPGVNVPAGFITPGLPVGAQLLGPAASEPLLISLAAQLEAELNWHERWPPQGQAADAEAA
- a CDS encoding helix-turn-helix domain-containing protein, with the translated sequence MATRESPRRRAVLDVLRAAPAPLGVSETAERMGVHPNTVRFHLDALVTEGLVERRVEDPSGPGRPRTVYSARPGMDRGGTRGYRLLARMLLSRWAGADPAEAHTEALEAGRAWGRFLVDPLPPGRPPTAEGATAGLLALLDDLGFAPEPEGGEETGRTVPERIRLRHCPFLELAEEYGQLVCPVHLGLMQGALAELRAPLTATALEPFAQPDVCLAHLAGTAAGD
- a CDS encoding type II toxin-antitoxin system PemK/MazF family toxin; its protein translation is MSTFTDEDVPGRYGPHATTEADPRQVGRVRTEYAPAHDGDPDPGEIVWTWVPFEENDGRGKDRPVLVVAREGTGTLLAVQLSSKRHDDDREWVAIGSGPWDRSGRDSWVDVDRVLRLHEAGMRREACALDRMRFNLVRQRLHERYGWT
- a CDS encoding TIGR02452 family protein gives rise to the protein MSARLRGIASETEKIVAAGSYRAPDGGEVSLVAAIEAARGGTRTYGPEPVAVVPATDADPLFEVTGESSLEAARRLAGAPVAVLNFASARNPGGGYLNGAQAQEEALCRASALYTCLLEARGFYDHHRAHRDPFYTDRVVHSPAVPVFRDDRGAFLPRPYLAGFLTAAAPNAGVVRRTAPERAAELPGALAVRAERVLETAAAHGYRRLVLGAWGCGVFQNDPADVADAFHALLEPGGRFGRAFEHVVFGVLDRTREATVRAAFARAFGSLEGWRQVQP
- the egtA gene encoding ergothioneine biosynthesis glutamate--cysteine ligase EgtA, which produces MSDSLNDGDGCTRRRTAVTEAEVEALVRGICFKTGPPRTLGVEVEWLVHELRLPQLPVTTERLEAAYAALRTVPLGSALTVEPGGQLELSSPPAASLMECVGTVSADLDAVRAVLAEDGLGLVGVGHDPWHTPRRFLREPRYDAMETCLDRTGTAGRHMMCTSASVQVCLDAGYEEPGPLGHERRWWLAHQLGPVLVAAFANSPLVGREPTGWRSTRQLLWMEIGPGRAGAPPAQAQPRAAWARHALDAPVMCVRRDAGPWDVPEGLTFREWTRSGAPRPPTRADLDYHLTTLFPPVRPRGHLELRMIDAQPGDDGWIVPLAVTAALFDDPEAAETAHRTVKPLAERAGDRPAPHNPLWIDAARHGLADPELHEAAVACFAAALEALPRLGATTEVTDAVAAYADRYVRRGRCPADDLLDHLRAAGPPGVDPLAPDPDRTRPRSTGGAAAHGRKDIRT
- the egtB gene encoding ergothioneine biosynthesis protein EgtB, which gives rise to MTAPETDTPATETLRERALASLLTARDRTTLLTTCVEEPDLTAQHSPLMSPLVWDLAHIGNQEELWLLRAVGGREAMRPEIDGLYDAFEHPRAERPSLPLLPPGEARRYAAEVRGRALDLLEGADFTGTRLTEAGFAFGMIAQHEQQHDETMLITHQLRTGRQALTAPDPEPAPPFTGPAEVLVPGGPFTMGTSTEPWALDNERPAHPVDVAPFWIDTTPVTNAAYQAFMEDGGYGTERWWTPEGWAHVRQHSLTAPQFWYREGGQWLRRRFGITEVVPPDEPVLHVCWYEADAYARWAGRRLPTEAEWEKAARHDPATGRSRRYPWGDAEPAPEHANLGQRHLRPAPAGSYPAGESPLGIRQLIGDVWEWTASDLLPYPGFTAFPYKEYSEVFFGPEYKVLRGGSFAVDPVACRGTFRNWDYPIRRQIFSGFRTARSESV
- the egtC gene encoding ergothioneine biosynthesis protein EgtC is translated as MCRHLAFVGPEEPLGRVLVEPPHSLLRQSWAPRRQRYGTVNADGFGVGWYAPDDPVPARYRRAGPIWADLSFADLARVVRSGAVLAAVRDATLAGADAEAAAAPFADGRWLFSHNGALTGWPHSAAPLVPALPPADLLSLRASTDSAFVWALVLHRLRRGDEPDRALGDTVARLAAACPGSRLNLLLTDGTTITATTWGDTLWYRTEPGLRTVVASEPYDDDPLWQEVPDRTLLTATRAGVLLAPVEDPEAASRKEPCS
- the egtD gene encoding L-histidine N(alpha)-methyltransferase, coding for MSPLHVTRTLPEDATDAALRADVRHGLTSSPKSLPPKWFYDARGSELFDEITGLPEYYPTRAEREILAGRAGEIAAASGARTLVELGSGSSEKTRYLLDALTGLKAYVPVDVSESALTRAGEALVADRPDLDVHALIADFTAPLALPETPGPRLVAFLGGTIGNLLPAERAAFLSAVRTLLAPGDGLLLGTDLVKDEAVLVRAYDDAAGVTAAFNKNVLAVIDRELGADFDPGAFDHVARWDADREWIEMRLRSRTAQTVKIPALDLAVHFAAGEELRTEVSAKFRRDGVTGELAAAGMELTHWWTDKAGRFALSLSVAR